The Rufibacter sp. DG15C region AACGCTACAGCTACCCGTTCGCCATCACGGTGCTCACGGTCATCGGTGTGATTCTAAGTTCTAGAAAAGTGCGCGGAGGCGTCGGGTTTCAGATTGCCCTTGGGTTTATCCTGGCTTTTATCTTCATCATCTTCGTGATGATGTCCCGAAGCTTGGCCCAGGTTGGCGGTATTCCTCCGCAGTTGGCCGCCTGGATTCCTTTGGCCGTCTTCTCAGTCATTGGCGTGGTGCTCTACAAAACCGTGCCCAGGTAAACCCTGTAAGCGCTAATGCTTTTCTTCTCCCGTTTTTGGCCTACTTTTGATAAAACAGGTCAAAAACGGGAGAAACTTTTTTAAAAACCTATTTAGGTTCTCTCCCAAAACTTAAGCCGTTTTAATACAGTCTAAATTATTTACGCCGTGCAGAAGCCTCTATTCAAAGACTACTTAGAACTTCATTTCATTATCCTGCTCTGGGGATTCACGGCTATTTTGGGCAAACTCATCTCCATTCCAGCGGTGGAATTAGTGTTTTATAGAACCATTTTGGCGGCGGTGGCTTTGGCGGTGGTCATCAAACTGCGCGGTGAGTCCTTTAGGATTGGCCGAAGGAATATCATAAAAATCATAGGTGTGGGCTTTATGATAGCGGCGCACTGGATTCTGTTCTTCGCCTCCGCCCGGGTGTCTTCGGTTTCCATCTGTCTGGCAGGCATGGCCACCGCCAGCCTCTGGACGTCTATTCTGGAACCCATCTTCACGAAAAAGAAAATAAAAGCCCATGAGGTGGTTTTACCTTTCTTTATATTGGTTGGTCTATATATTATTTTTCGCTTTGAGTTCAAGCATGCCCTAGGCATAGCAATGGCCTTGGGCTCTGCGTTTCTAGCTTCTTGCTTTACCATTATAAATAGCA contains the following coding sequences:
- a CDS encoding DMT family transporter, with the translated sequence MQKPLFKDYLELHFIILLWGFTAILGKLISIPAVELVFYRTILAAVALAVVIKLRGESFRIGRRNIIKIIGVGFMIAAHWILFFASARVSSVSICLAGMATASLWTSILEPIFTKKKIKAHEVVLPFFILVGLYIIFRFEFKHALGIAMALGSAFLASCFTIINSKLTKQHAATTITCYEMAGAWMATTLFLPFYRNYMTDSGTLQLEASLWDFLWVGILALVCTVYAYTAAVRLMHKFSAYTMNLTVNMEPVYGIVLALFIFPETEKMTKGFYYGAAIILFSVFLHPILESLIARRQRLLKDALPN